In Liquorilactobacillus nagelii DSM 13675, the following proteins share a genomic window:
- a CDS encoding chemotaxis protein CheW, producing the protein MEQYVVFKSHDQFFALPVLLVTRVVETDQFISLPDVPDFVLGVFEYQKHMIPIIDLRRKLFAEFTPTTDATKVILCDWQGQHLGLFIENIVGINYLEETNYEEELSQADLKRGYIGKFLKFKDQVVISLKLDYLFDNNQSQSLSDSVAKLEKVEEDADDTPTTTD; encoded by the coding sequence GTGGAACAATATGTCGTTTTTAAAAGTCATGATCAATTTTTTGCCTTACCAGTCTTATTAGTTACACGGGTCGTTGAAACTGATCAATTTATTTCTTTGCCGGATGTGCCGGATTTTGTTTTAGGCGTGTTTGAATACCAAAAACATATGATTCCGATTATTGATTTGCGGCGCAAACTGTTTGCTGAGTTTACACCAACGACTGATGCAACTAAAGTGATTTTGTGTGATTGGCAGGGGCAGCATTTGGGGTTGTTTATCGAAAATATTGTTGGAATTAATTACTTGGAAGAAACCAATTATGAAGAAGAATTATCGCAAGCTGATTTAAAACGCGGTTATATTGGAAAGTTTTTGAAATTTAAAGATCAAGTAGTTATTTCTCTTAAACTAGATTATTTGTTTGATAACAACCAGTCGCAGTCTTTATCTGATAGTGTTGCGAAACTTGAAAAGGTTGAGGAAGATGCTGATGACACTCCAACAACAACCGACTGA
- a CDS encoding flagellar hook-basal body protein, which produces MIRGLDTLYQSVNLLEKRQENISGNIANVQTSGYQAKELFQSTYKQVQLHNFQGGNNNNQRIQYDGFTFGNYLAGSYLNSTKGALQQTGRTTDFAINSDGYFRVRMNNGQVAYTRNGNFRLNDQNQYVTQEGYQVLGNNNGSVTATTGIPDFSVVSFPNDGALESVGNAYYTSQNAGTAVASPQLEQGYLEQSNVSTADEMVSMIQTSREFQANQKALSATDDTLKKAVNDLGKI; this is translated from the coding sequence ATGATCAGAGGTTTGGATACACTTTATCAAAGTGTCAATCTGTTAGAAAAGAGACAAGAAAATATTAGTGGCAACATTGCCAATGTTCAAACAAGCGGTTATCAAGCTAAAGAACTTTTTCAGTCAACCTATAAACAAGTTCAACTGCATAACTTTCAAGGCGGTAATAACAATAATCAAAGAATTCAATATGATGGGTTTACTTTTGGTAATTATCTAGCAGGTTCATATCTGAACTCAACGAAAGGAGCTTTACAGCAAACGGGCAGAACAACAGATTTTGCGATTAATAGTGATGGCTATTTTCGAGTACGGATGAATAATGGTCAGGTTGCTTATACGCGAAATGGGAACTTCCGTTTAAACGATCAGAATCAATATGTTACTCAAGAAGGTTATCAAGTATTGGGCAACAACAATGGATCAGTTACAGCAACCACTGGCATTCCTGATTTTTCAGTGGTTTCTTTTCCCAATGATGGTGCTTTAGAAAGCGTCGGTAATGCTTATTATACCAGTCAAAACGCTGGAACTGCAGTTGCTTCACCTCAATTGGAACAGGGCTACTTAGAACAATCTAATGTTTCAACTGCTGATGAGATGGTTTCAATGATTCAGACCTCGCGCGAGTTTCAAGCCAATCAAAAAGCATTAAGTGCAACTGATGATACTTTGAAGAAAGCAGTCAATGATTTAGGAAAAATTTAG
- a CDS encoding EscU/YscU/HrcU family type III secretion system export apparatus switch protein — protein sequence MQDKNGKTEKPTAHRLRKARREGNVPRSQDLNSALALLVFAVVLIPLWEYVVEHFVPYLIELIEQLANYQRMITDLPKIALQVVLLVLFLSAPFFVLSLSIGFLSNFLQVGVLFTTKTLKPDFKKINPLKGFKQMFSMRALENLVKTLAKFGIVVYFCYQKFMEYLPGFYNLSDVELPQVLFFVLKFAQALSLQTAIVLLVLAFLDYGYQFYSHRRDLRMTKQEVKDEFKQQEGDPRLKAQRRSKYAAMVRNSLKQVKDATVLVTNPTHLALAIKYDADSEGVPRLLAKGADRLAQQMRAEARKYNVPIIENRPLAWALYGKVEPGEFVPVELYESVAEVIALVYKLNEQAKNKI from the coding sequence ATGCAGGATAAAAACGGGAAAACTGAAAAGCCGACTGCTCACCGGCTGCGTAAAGCGCGGCGTGAGGGCAATGTTCCGCGTAGCCAGGATCTTAATTCTGCGTTGGCTTTATTGGTGTTCGCTGTTGTACTGATTCCTTTATGGGAATATGTAGTTGAACATTTTGTGCCATATTTAATTGAGCTAATTGAACAGCTAGCTAACTACCAACGAATGATTACAGATTTACCCAAAATTGCTTTGCAAGTAGTTTTGCTTGTTTTGTTTCTTTCAGCACCATTTTTTGTTTTGAGTTTGTCGATTGGTTTTTTATCAAATTTTTTGCAAGTTGGGGTGCTCTTTACTACCAAAACATTAAAACCAGATTTTAAAAAGATTAATCCATTAAAGGGCTTTAAACAAATGTTTAGTATGCGAGCTTTAGAAAACTTGGTTAAAACATTGGCAAAATTTGGGATTGTAGTATATTTCTGTTACCAAAAATTTATGGAGTATTTACCGGGCTTCTATAATTTAAGCGATGTTGAACTGCCACAGGTGTTGTTTTTTGTTTTGAAGTTTGCCCAAGCACTTTCACTGCAAACGGCGATTGTTCTACTGGTTTTAGCTTTCCTTGATTACGGTTATCAGTTTTACAGTCACCGACGTGATTTACGGATGACAAAGCAGGAAGTCAAGGATGAATTTAAGCAACAAGAAGGCGATCCACGGTTAAAGGCTCAACGTCGTTCGAAGTATGCAGCGATGGTACGAAATTCATTAAAACAGGTTAAGGATGCTACAGTTTTGGTAACTAACCCGACCCATTTAGCATTGGCGATTAAATACGATGCTGATAGTGAAGGCGTTCCGCGACTGTTGGCTAAAGGGGCAGATCGTTTGGCACAGCAAATGCGAGCTGAAGCACGCAAATATAACGTACCAATTATTGAGAATCGTCCTTTGGCTTGGGCTTTATATGGCAAAGTTGAACCGGGAGAATTTGTTCCGGTAGAACTTTATGAATCAGTTGCTGAAGTTATTGCTTTAGTTTATAAACTTAACGAACAAGCTAAAAATAAAATTTGA
- a CDS encoding cell division ATP-binding protein FtsE, protein MIKLEHVSKLYDGKVQALEDISLQINQGEFVYIVGPSGAGKTTLLKLMDKQENLTSGSLQMGSMLVERIRPSQTYILRRQIGIVLQQDLFIPYLNVDENIIYSLAASGVSDLQQQREKMQAVLTTVGMSAYQNRRPAELSVGQRKKVAIARALINQPSVVLADEPTANLDARSAIEIMKLFFKFNLNGTTVIIATHDSTIVNSLRHRVIELQKGKIIRDENNGKYSTRSDPKDIYVW, encoded by the coding sequence TTGATTAAACTTGAACATGTTTCAAAGTTATATGATGGTAAGGTGCAGGCTTTAGAGGATATATCTCTTCAAATTAATCAAGGTGAGTTTGTTTATATTGTTGGACCAAGTGGTGCTGGAAAGACAACACTTTTGAAGTTAATGGACAAGCAAGAAAATCTGACATCTGGTTCATTACAAATGGGGAGTATGTTGGTTGAACGAATACGGCCTAGTCAAACCTATATTTTGCGTCGTCAAATTGGAATTGTATTGCAGCAAGATTTATTTATTCCTTATTTGAATGTTGACGAGAACATTATTTACAGTTTAGCAGCTTCTGGTGTCAGTGACTTACAGCAGCAGAGAGAAAAAATGCAGGCAGTATTAACAACGGTTGGCATGTCTGCTTATCAAAATCGACGTCCAGCAGAACTGTCGGTTGGACAGCGTAAAAAAGTAGCGATTGCGCGAGCCCTAATCAATCAGCCCTCAGTTGTATTAGCAGATGAACCAACAGCTAATTTAGATGCTAGATCAGCGATTGAAATCATGAAATTATTTTTTAAGTTTAATCTGAATGGAACAACAGTTATTATTGCGACGCATGATAGTACAATTGTTAATTCGCTACGTCATCGTGTTATTGAATTACAAAAGGGAAAGATAATCCGTGATGAGAATAATGGAAAGTATTCAACTCGTTCTGATCCAAAAGATATTTATGTTTGGTAA
- a CDS encoding CheR family methyltransferase has protein sequence MELNFDFFNNWVQAKLGIKLTAYKQRQMQRRIGNIMRTTGAKTLEEYAHILETDAQARKAFIEHLTINVTEFYRNRDLFDVFEKQLLTTIIPKFPNPKIWSAACSEGAEPYTLAMILEKHHLQGAKIIATDIDDDILAKAHQGCYRKDQLKNIAPADLNKYFTAVAGDRYQVTSGLKKQIVFKKQDLLKNLYEKNCQVIVCRNVTIYFKPEIRDEVYQKFSDSLVTGGILFTGATETINFPEQFNLRKLDSFIYQKI, from the coding sequence ATGGAATTAAATTTTGATTTTTTTAATAACTGGGTTCAAGCAAAATTAGGAATTAAGTTAACGGCGTATAAACAACGTCAAATGCAGCGAAGAATTGGTAATATTATGCGAACGACAGGAGCTAAGACTTTAGAGGAATATGCCCATATTTTGGAGACTGATGCACAAGCGCGGAAAGCTTTTATCGAGCATCTAACGATTAATGTTACTGAGTTTTACCGGAATCGCGATTTATTTGATGTTTTTGAAAAACAGCTTTTAACTACCATTATTCCAAAATTTCCGAATCCAAAAATTTGGAGTGCAGCTTGCTCAGAAGGAGCTGAGCCATATACTTTAGCGATGATTCTAGAAAAACATCATTTGCAAGGAGCGAAGATTATTGCTACCGACATTGATGATGATATCTTGGCTAAAGCTCATCAAGGATGCTATCGCAAGGACCAGTTAAAAAACATCGCTCCGGCAGATTTAAATAAATATTTTACAGCGGTTGCTGGTGATCGTTATCAAGTAACGAGTGGGTTAAAAAAGCAAATAGTTTTTAAGAAACAAGACTTATTAAAGAATCTCTATGAAAAAAATTGTCAGGTAATTGTTTGCCGTAATGTCACGATTTACTTTAAGCCGGAAATACGTGATGAAGTTTATCAAAAATTTAGCGATTCACTGGTTACTGGTGGAATTTTATTTACTGGAGCAACAGAAACGATTAATTTTCCAGAACAATTTAATTTGCGAAAATTAGATTCGTTTATTTATCAGAAGATTTAG
- the cheB gene encoding chemotaxis-specific protein-glutamate methyltransferase CheB, translating to MMKILIVDDSAFMRKVISDLTQKISFIQDVKVARNGQQALEEIKDDAEIDLVLMDIEMPIMDGLTALKEIKKVRDVPVVMLSSLSNQEVTIEALDAGAADFIEKPVNLFSIKQEWITDFESKILMVKNKHQQVESPVVQPIKDQTKMTVPGQLPSFVHAMVIGASTGGPRALLGVIRQLPVEIKVPIFIVQHMPKGFTASFAKRLNQETASPVVEAQDGMRIERRIYLCPGDYHMTLENGRINLNQQPKLHGTRPAVDYLFSSAAKMYRRNLVAVLLTGMGNDGAKGMEDIHGLGGYTIAEDEESCVVFGMPRSAIELGVVNEILSLSAIEQKINQIVG from the coding sequence ATCATGAAAATTTTAATTGTAGATGATTCTGCCTTTATGCGGAAAGTCATTAGTGATTTAACTCAAAAGATTTCATTTATTCAAGATGTTAAGGTTGCTCGGAATGGTCAACAGGCACTTGAAGAAATTAAAGACGATGCGGAAATTGATTTGGTATTAATGGATATCGAAATGCCAATTATGGATGGACTAACAGCGTTGAAAGAAATCAAGAAAGTGCGGGATGTGCCGGTTGTTATGCTGAGTTCGTTGAGTAATCAGGAAGTAACAATTGAGGCCCTCGATGCTGGGGCCGCTGACTTTATTGAAAAACCAGTTAATTTATTTTCGATTAAACAAGAATGGATTACAGATTTTGAAAGTAAAATATTAATGGTTAAAAATAAACATCAGCAAGTAGAAAGCCCGGTTGTTCAACCAATAAAAGACCAAACTAAAATGACAGTTCCGGGGCAATTACCTTCTTTTGTTCATGCAATGGTAATTGGAGCTTCTACCGGTGGACCACGTGCTTTATTGGGAGTTATTCGCCAGCTTCCGGTTGAAATTAAAGTGCCGATTTTCATCGTCCAGCATATGCCGAAAGGATTTACAGCATCATTTGCAAAACGCTTGAATCAAGAGACTGCTAGTCCAGTAGTTGAAGCCCAAGACGGCATGCGGATTGAACGCCGAATTTACCTTTGTCCAGGAGATTATCATATGACCTTGGAAAACGGCAGAATTAATTTAAATCAGCAACCAAAGCTTCATGGAACTCGTCCAGCCGTTGATTATTTATTCAGTTCAGCAGCTAAAATGTATCGGCGCAACTTAGTAGCAGTTTTACTTACGGGAATGGGCAACGACGGAGCCAAAGGCATGGAAGATATTCATGGATTAGGCGGCTATACAATTGCTGAAGATGAGGAAAGTTGTGTGGTTTTCGGAATGCCGCGTAGTGCGATTGAGCTGGGCGTTGTTAATGAAATTTTGAGTTTATCGGCAATTGAACAAAAAATCAATCAAATAGTCGGGTGA
- a CDS encoding chemotaxis protein CheD, translating into MLMTLQQQPTEFRIGIADYKVSQAPNSLITVGLGSCIGTLIYDERSKIGGLSHIMLPDSRPFEKRAAVNAAKFANLALPQMVAEMKQKISFPHFKAKIVGGANMFNFDNNSQNVGARNIAAVEETLKQLRIPVIAKHVGGSSGQTMVVDLTTFQVMVRIVHQETVYL; encoded by the coding sequence ATGCTGATGACACTCCAACAACAACCGACTGAGTTTCGGATAGGAATTGCTGATTACAAGGTTAGCCAAGCTCCTAATAGTTTGATAACCGTTGGCTTGGGTTCTTGTATCGGAACATTAATTTATGACGAACGCAGCAAAATCGGTGGCTTGAGTCACATTATGCTACCGGATAGTCGACCGTTTGAAAAACGGGCAGCAGTTAATGCCGCCAAGTTTGCCAATTTGGCTTTACCACAAATGGTAGCCGAAATGAAGCAAAAAATTAGTTTTCCACATTTTAAGGCCAAGATTGTCGGCGGAGCCAATATGTTTAACTTTGATAATAATTCGCAAAATGTTGGGGCGCGCAACATTGCAGCTGTCGAAGAAACATTGAAACAATTGCGAATTCCGGTTATTGCCAAACATGTGGGTGGCAGTAGTGGACAGACAATGGTAGTTGATTTAACCACTTTTCAAGTAATGGTCAGAATTGTACATCAGGAAACAGTTTATTTATAA
- a CDS encoding sigma-70 family RNA polymerase sigma factor has protein sequence MYKIKLEDKVLKYLPLVERVASRIPIKNSEYEYGDLYDIGVIGLIDALQKFDASKQVPFERYAMIRIKGAIIDEVRKHAKISRYKMANINSFYAAKQELEQKLKREVTDQEISEEMKISLTQLNEIYENIHYLASISLESTIFPQADDFTLEDILEDTAAVNGEKGLLQEEEKKALIIAVKKLNQREQLILSLYYEQNATLKEIAAILDVSIARVSQIHGKTIIKLRQLIKEEMK, from the coding sequence ATGTATAAGATAAAGCTTGAAGATAAGGTGTTAAAATATTTGCCATTAGTTGAGCGGGTAGCTAGTCGAATTCCGATTAAAAACTCTGAATATGAGTATGGCGATCTGTATGATATTGGAGTAATCGGCTTAATTGATGCGTTGCAAAAATTTGATGCCAGTAAACAAGTTCCGTTTGAAAGATACGCCATGATTCGAATTAAAGGAGCCATTATTGATGAGGTTAGGAAACACGCGAAAATTTCACGTTATAAAATGGCTAACATTAATAGCTTTTATGCAGCTAAACAAGAATTGGAACAGAAATTAAAGCGTGAAGTAACTGACCAGGAAATTAGCGAGGAAATGAAAATTTCCTTGACTCAATTGAATGAAATTTATGAGAATATTCATTACCTGGCAAGCATTTCATTGGAAAGTACTATTTTTCCGCAAGCCGATGATTTTACTTTAGAAGATATTTTGGAAGATACGGCAGCAGTTAATGGTGAAAAGGGCTTATTACAAGAAGAAGAAAAAAAAGCGCTAATAATAGCTGTAAAAAAATTGAATCAGCGAGAGCAATTAATTTTGAGCTTGTATTATGAACAAAATGCAACTTTAAAAGAAATAGCAGCAATTCTAGATGTTTCAATTGCCCGGGTTTCACAAATTCATGGAAAAACGATTATCAAGTTACGCCAGTTGATCAAGGAGGAAATGAAATGA
- a CDS encoding flagellar hook-basal body protein, whose protein sequence is MNVNDILSISRTGLNGLQNNLDIVANNVANSNTVGFKNRDTSFTDLLENSTTSQDVNVENGQQNKMGMTTGLATHQQSINFSQGSLRNTDSPYDLAISGKGFFGVRGSDGQLYLTRNGDFTRDANGNVVDQAGRKLDIQATIPENQWPQGTVSIGQTGQITIEQNGRSTQVGSIVLYQPTEPQDLQAVGNNLYRVQGGTLNSSLNGANGLGTIEQYHLENSTTDLADAMSNMILTQRAYSLNSRVLQSTDDMLGTINEFSN, encoded by the coding sequence ATGAATGTTAATGATATTTTGTCAATTAGCCGGACAGGGTTAAATGGTTTGCAAAATAATCTTGATATTGTAGCCAATAATGTTGCTAATTCAAATACAGTTGGTTTTAAAAATCGTGATACTAGCTTTACTGATTTGTTAGAAAATTCAACTACGTCTCAAGATGTCAATGTAGAGAATGGGCAGCAGAATAAAATGGGGATGACAACGGGCTTAGCAACTCATCAGCAATCAATTAATTTCTCACAGGGAAGTTTGCGTAATACAGATTCGCCTTATGATTTAGCAATTAGCGGGAAAGGCTTTTTCGGGGTACGTGGTAGTGATGGTCAACTTTACTTAACTAGAAATGGCGACTTTACTCGTGACGCTAATGGAAATGTTGTCGATCAAGCAGGTCGCAAATTAGACATTCAGGCGACAATACCAGAAAATCAATGGCCGCAAGGAACTGTTTCAATTGGTCAGACAGGACAAATCACAATTGAACAAAATGGGCGCAGTACACAGGTGGGCAGTATTGTCTTATATCAACCAACTGAGCCGCAAGACTTACAGGCTGTCGGAAATAATTTGTATCGTGTTCAAGGCGGGACATTGAATTCGTCATTGAATGGGGCGAACGGTTTAGGAACAATTGAACAGTATCATTTAGAGAATTCAACTACCGATTTAGCTGATGCAATGAGCAATATGATATTAACTCAACGAGCCTATTCCTTAAATTCACGAGTTTTACAGTCAACCGATGATATGTTGGGGACAATTAATGAGTTTTCAAATTAA
- a CDS encoding methyl-accepting chemotaxis protein produces the protein MAKKNTSFWKKFKWGSLLPVGITILVLLICYFIVIKPVANGGLDHSFGMFSIVLIIVHLLAVLFLAPQGGHSASPELNQMLKIFDQVSTGDLTGAEKLGQMKVQSPLIGKIKDSFQSIINVFKAVVEGMKDESQRLGKMSQDLTKTTTQAKDSISSVKETMSTIADSASSQAAEAEQTSNDMKELGSKIEKIHTEIERMNGYADTSRQSNQKNSKLMVDVSQSWETERQSQSELVKEMNDMNKNVQSIGKIVHLINDISEQTNLLALNASIEAARAGDAGKGFAIVAEEIRNLAEQSGQSAKNITEIIEAIRNQSEQMVTALNDSYSSSEKQTETINNAIDSSKEISEIVEKFVESIETVKAHINGISKEKDLVAKSVNSISSSITETSAGTEEVTASIEEFYQGLEQFEKNVKEVSQSAEIFKFQVENFKI, from the coding sequence ATGGCAAAAAAGAATACTAGTTTTTGGAAAAAGTTTAAGTGGGGTTCACTACTACCAGTTGGGATTACCATTTTAGTATTGCTGATTTGTTATTTTATAGTAATTAAACCAGTTGCTAATGGCGGATTGGACCATAGTTTCGGAATGTTTTCCATTGTTCTAATCATTGTTCATTTATTGGCAGTTTTATTTTTAGCACCTCAAGGCGGTCACAGTGCTAGTCCAGAATTGAATCAAATGCTGAAAATTTTTGATCAAGTCAGCACAGGTGATTTAACGGGCGCAGAAAAGTTAGGCCAAATGAAAGTGCAAAGCCCATTAATCGGTAAAATAAAAGACAGTTTTCAATCAATTATTAATGTCTTCAAAGCTGTTGTTGAGGGAATGAAAGATGAGAGTCAACGTTTAGGCAAAATGTCACAAGATTTGACCAAAACGACAACTCAGGCTAAGGATTCAATCAGCAGTGTCAAAGAAACAATGAGTACGATTGCTGATTCAGCGAGTTCTCAAGCTGCAGAAGCTGAGCAAACCTCGAATGATATGAAAGAACTTGGCAGCAAGATCGAAAAAATTCATACCGAGATTGAACGTATGAATGGCTATGCCGATACTTCACGCCAGAGTAATCAGAAGAACTCGAAATTAATGGTTGATGTTTCTCAAAGTTGGGAAACAGAACGTCAGAGCCAATCAGAATTGGTTAAAGAAATGAATGATATGAATAAAAACGTTCAAAGTATTGGTAAAATTGTTCATTTAATCAACGATATTTCTGAACAGACTAATTTGTTGGCATTGAATGCCTCAATTGAAGCAGCTCGGGCTGGTGATGCCGGAAAAGGTTTCGCAATTGTGGCAGAAGAAATTCGGAATTTAGCCGAACAAAGCGGCCAGTCTGCAAAAAATATTACTGAAATTATTGAAGCAATTCGGAATCAATCTGAACAAATGGTGACGGCGTTAAATGATTCTTACTCCAGCAGTGAAAAGCAGACAGAGACAATCAATAATGCGATTGACTCATCTAAGGAAATCTCAGAGATTGTTGAAAAGTTTGTCGAAAGTATTGAAACAGTCAAAGCGCATATCAATGGAATTTCGAAAGAAAAAGATTTAGTTGCTAAATCAGTCAATTCTATCTCCTCATCAATTACAGAAACTTCTGCCGGAACCGAAGAAGTTACTGCCAGCATTGAAGAATTTTATCAAGGATTGGAACAGTTTGAGAAGAATGTTAAAGAAGTTAGTCAATCAGCTGAAATCTTCAAATTCCAAGTAGAGAATTTCAAGATTTAA
- the flhA gene encoding flagellar biosynthesis protein FlhA, producing MNRVFGKKMTRSDIWISFLVVAIIALIIIPLPAALLDILIVINLTLSMNILLITLFTKSVLEFVSFPTLLLFTTMFKLSLNMASTRLILTDGSAGQVISAFANVVTGSNYVVGIILFIIIMIVQLAVVTNGTGRVAEVSARFTLDAMPGKQMAIDSDLNSGLLDEKQARKKREDLQQEADFYGSMDGASKFVKGDAIASILIVLINLIGGPIIFAAGGKMTIIAALSQFGKLSIGDGLVSAIPSLLISIASGVIVTRSENQISFGSTLTRDLLRNPQLFRIVAVILIVLSIIPGFPFIPFALMGVVMFVASSMVEKKTVQHAQAKKRQQQQLELKKKRTKQEPDESVASFQVEPLAIEIGYGLIPLVDNSIENSLMDRIVSIRRQIAKELGILISPVRIRDNLYLDSNGYSIKIRGNEVAKGKIYPDKFMIIAQNDGSFPFKGMPTKDPAFHLDALWINAQDKEQAELQNFTIIEPLTVIATHLKEVINKHAPELLGRQEVKKLLEGIKDQSGVVIDELIPDIMRLGEVEKVLQNLLAEQVPINDLATILETLADYGTITKDAEMLTEYVRQALKRTIAAQYADETENINIVTVHPRVEEMVAQNIQKTPTGSYPVLKSETVNQILTAVGKVQQELLVKDIKFVILTSPKIRLVFKKLISMNYPDIAVISLNEIPNEIKIATVGTIEL from the coding sequence ATGAATCGAGTATTCGGCAAGAAAATGACTAGATCAGATATCTGGATATCTTTTTTGGTGGTCGCGATAATTGCGCTGATCATTATTCCTTTGCCGGCAGCATTATTAGATATCTTGATAGTAATCAACTTGACGCTCTCAATGAATATTTTGCTGATTACCTTGTTTACTAAATCGGTATTGGAGTTTGTTTCATTTCCAACGCTATTATTATTTACAACCATGTTTAAATTAAGTTTGAATATGGCTTCAACGAGATTAATTTTAACCGATGGTAGCGCAGGTCAAGTAATTAGTGCTTTTGCTAATGTTGTTACGGGTAGCAACTATGTTGTTGGGATAATCCTGTTTATTATTATTATGATTGTTCAATTAGCGGTTGTTACAAACGGAACCGGCCGAGTAGCTGAAGTTTCAGCCAGATTCACGTTGGACGCGATGCCAGGAAAACAAATGGCAATTGATTCTGACTTGAACTCTGGTTTGTTAGATGAAAAACAAGCGCGGAAAAAACGTGAAGATTTACAGCAAGAAGCCGATTTTTACGGGTCGATGGACGGCGCTAGCAAATTTGTTAAAGGCGATGCAATTGCTAGTATCTTGATTGTCTTAATCAATTTGATTGGCGGACCAATTATCTTTGCTGCTGGCGGAAAAATGACAATTATCGCAGCACTTAGCCAATTTGGTAAGCTGTCAATTGGTGATGGTTTAGTTAGTGCTATTCCATCGTTGTTAATTTCGATTGCTTCAGGTGTCATTGTTACTCGATCAGAAAACCAAATTTCCTTTGGTTCGACATTAACTAGGGACTTATTGCGCAACCCACAGTTGTTTAGAATTGTTGCGGTTATTCTAATAGTGTTATCAATTATTCCTGGTTTTCCCTTTATTCCGTTCGCATTAATGGGAGTAGTAATGTTTGTAGCTAGTTCAATGGTGGAAAAGAAAACTGTTCAACATGCGCAGGCTAAAAAACGTCAACAGCAGCAGTTGGAATTAAAGAAAAAACGGACGAAACAAGAACCTGATGAATCTGTAGCATCTTTTCAGGTGGAACCCCTGGCAATTGAAATTGGCTATGGGTTGATCCCATTAGTTGATAACTCAATTGAAAATAGCTTAATGGATCGAATTGTTTCAATTCGCCGTCAAATTGCCAAGGAATTAGGAATTCTAATTAGTCCAGTACGAATTAGGGATAATTTGTACTTGGATTCAAATGGGTATTCAATAAAAATTCGTGGTAATGAAGTTGCTAAAGGTAAAATTTATCCTGACAAGTTTATGATTATTGCCCAAAATGATGGCAGTTTTCCTTTTAAAGGTATGCCAACTAAAGATCCAGCTTTTCATTTAGATGCTTTATGGATTAATGCTCAAGATAAAGAACAAGCCGAATTACAAAACTTTACGATTATAGAACCATTGACGGTAATTGCTACTCATTTAAAAGAGGTTATCAATAAGCATGCTCCTGAACTACTTGGACGTCAGGAAGTTAAGAAGCTTTTGGAAGGAATTAAAGATCAATCTGGAGTAGTAATTGATGAATTGATTCCAGATATTATGCGCTTAGGTGAAGTTGAAAAAGTTTTACAAAATCTATTGGCGGAACAAGTGCCGATTAATGATTTGGCTACGATCCTTGAAACGTTAGCTGATTATGGCACTATTACCAAAGATGCTGAAATGTTAACTGAGTACGTTCGCCAAGCCCTAAAACGAACAATCGCGGCACAATATGCTGATGAAACGGAAAATATTAATATTGTGACAGTTCATCCACGGGTTGAAGAGATGGTTGCTCAAAACATTCAAAAGACACCAACTGGTTCTTACCCGGTTCTCAAGTCAGAGACGGTTAACCAGATTTTAACGGCCGTTGGCAAAGTTCAACAAGAGCTACTAGTCAAAGATATCAAGTTTGTGATTTTGACTTCACCAAAAATCCGCCTAGTATTTAAAAAATTAATTTCGATGAATTATCCAGATATAGCGGTTATTTCATTAAATGAAATTCCAAATGAAATTAAAATTGCAACAGTTGGCACAATTGAGCTTTGA